In Campylobacter mucosalis, a single window of DNA contains:
- the rplA gene encoding 50S ribosomal protein L1 produces the protein MGKTTKRFQELLKKVDDNKIYSLSEAIDTVKTLASAKFDETVEIALKLNVDPRHADQMVRGSVILPAGTGKKVRVAVIAKDAKADEAKAAGADLVGAEDIIDDVQKGIINFDVLIATPNLMGVLGKAARILGPKGLMPNPKTGTVTMDVAQAVNNAKSGQVNFRVDKQGNIHAGLGKVSFSKEQLNENVSAFIKAINKHKPAAAKGRYVKNARLSLTMSPSIALDTQEVMDLK, from the coding sequence ATGGGAAAGACTACAAAAAGATTTCAAGAATTATTAAAAAAAGTTGATGATAACAAAATTTATAGTTTATCAGAAGCCATAGATACAGTTAAGACTTTGGCATCTGCGAAATTTGATGAAACAGTTGAGATAGCTCTTAAACTAAATGTTGATCCAAGACACGCAGATCAAATGGTTCGCGGTTCTGTTATATTACCAGCTGGAACAGGTAAAAAAGTTCGTGTTGCTGTTATCGCAAAAGACGCTAAAGCTGATGAGGCTAAGGCTGCTGGTGCTGATTTGGTTGGAGCTGAGGACATTATAGATGATGTTCAAAAAGGTATTATAAATTTCGATGTCCTTATCGCTACTCCTAATCTAATGGGTGTGTTAGGCAAAGCGGCTCGTATATTAGGACCAAAGGGTCTTATGCCAAACCCAAAAACCGGAACAGTTACTATGGACGTTGCACAAGCTGTTAATAACGCAAAGAGCGGTCAGGTAAATTTCCGTGTAGATAAGCAAGGAAATATCCACGCAGGTCTTGGCAAAGTAAGCTTTAGCAAAGAGCAACTTAATGAAAACGTGTCAGCATTTATTAAGGCTATAAATAAACATAAACCAGCTGCCGCAAAAGGTAGATATGTAAAAAATGCTAGATTATCGCTAACTATGAGCCCATCTATCGCTCTTGACACTCAAGAGGTTATGGATCTAAAATAA
- the secE gene encoding preprotein translocase subunit SecE produces the protein MEKIINYLKLSKLEILKVIFPTKEQVRNAFITVFIVVTVVSLFLALVDAIMSFSLSKII, from the coding sequence ATGGAAAAGATAATAAATTATTTAAAGCTTTCAAAACTTGAAATTTTAAAGGTAATATTTCCTACTAAAGAGCAAGTAAGAAATGCTTTTATAACCGTTTTTATTGTTGTTACTGTTGTATCTCTATTTTTAGCTTTAGTTGATGCAATTATGTCTTTTTCACTTTCTAAGATTATCTAA
- the rpmG gene encoding 50S ribosomal protein L33: protein MAKSNSRVKIGLKCSESGDINYTTTKNSKTTTEKLELKKYCPRLKKHTVHKEVKLKS, encoded by the coding sequence ATGGCAAAAAGTAATAGTAGAGTAAAAATAGGTCTTAAATGCTCAGAATCTGGTGATATAAACTATACTACAACAAAAAATAGCAAGACAACAACAGAGAAATTAGAGCTTAAGAAGTATTGCCCTAGACTTAAAAAGCATACAGTTCATAAAGAAGTTAAATTAAAGAGCTAA
- the nusG gene encoding transcription termination/antitermination protein NusG: MAHKWYAIQTYAGSEMAVKRAIESMALDNDIGSRVEEVIVPTEDVIEIKNGKQKINERTLYPGYAFARLDLDTALWHKIQSLPKVGRFIGESKKPTPLSDKDINTILEKVEKRAAPKPKIFFEDGESVRITEGPFANFTGIVEEYDMVHGKLRLNVSIFGRSTPVDILYSQVEKII, from the coding sequence ATGGCACATAAATGGTATGCTATTCAAACGTATGCAGGAAGTGAAATGGCTGTAAAAAGAGCCATAGAGAGTATGGCTTTAGATAATGATATAGGCTCTAGAGTCGAGGAAGTTATAGTTCCTACAGAGGATGTGATAGAGATTAAAAACGGAAAACAAAAGATAAACGAAAGAACACTTTATCCAGGATATGCTTTTGCTCGTCTTGATTTAGATACTGCACTTTGGCATAAAATTCAATCTTTGCCGAAGGTTGGTAGATTTATCGGAGAGTCTAAAAAGCCGACCCCATTAAGTGATAAAGACATTAATACAATTTTAGAAAAAGTAGAAAAACGTGCTGCGCCTAAACCAAAAATATTTTTTGAAGATGGCGAGAGTGTTCGTATTACAGAGGGTCCTTTTGCAAACTTTACTGGTATAGTAGAGGAGTATGATATGGTTCACGGAAAGCTTCGTTTGAATGTTTCCATATTTGGCAGAAGTACACCGGTTGATATTTTATATTCACAAGTTGAGAAGATAATTTAA
- the rplK gene encoding 50S ribosomal protein L11: protein MAKKVIGEIKLQIAATKANPSPPVGPALGQQGVNIMEFCKAFNERTKDMAGFNIPVVITVYADRSFTFITKQPPATDLIKKAAGISKGTDNPLKNKVGKITKAQILEIVERKIVDLNTNDKEQAAKIIAGSARSMGVEVID from the coding sequence ATGGCTAAGAAAGTTATAGGCGAAATAAAATTGCAAATTGCTGCTACAAAAGCAAATCCAAGCCCTCCGGTTGGTCCGGCTCTTGGTCAGCAAGGCGTAAACATAATGGAGTTTTGTAAGGCTTTTAATGAAAGAACAAAAGATATGGCAGGTTTTAACATTCCTGTTGTTATCACTGTTTATGCTGATAGAAGTTTTACATTTATCACAAAACAACCACCTGCGACAGACCTTATAAAAAAGGCTGCTGGAATTTCAAAAGGTACTGATAACCCTTTGAAAAATAAAGTTGGTAAAATCACAAAAGCTCAAATTTTAGAGATAGTTGAGCGTAAAATTGTTGATTTAAACACAAACGACAAAGAGCAAGCTGCTAAAATTATAGCTGGTTCTGCTCGTTCAATGGGTGTCGAGGTTATAGACTAA
- the tuf gene encoding elongation factor Tu has product MAKEKFSRNKPHVNIGTIGHVDHGKTTLTAAISAVLSRRGLAELKDYDNIDNAPEEKERGITIATSHIEYETENRHYAHVDCPGHADYVKNMITGAAQMDGAILVVSAADGPMPQTREHILLSRQVGVPYIVVFMNKADMVDDAELLDLVEMEIRELLSTYDFPGDDTPIIAGSALQALNEAKDGKDGEWSAKVLELMAAVDSYIPTPARATDKDFLMPIEDVFSISGRGTVVTGRIEKGVVKVGDTIEIVGIRDTQTTTVTGVEMFRKEMDQGEAGDNVGVLLRGTKKEDVERGMVLAKPKSITPHTKFEGEVYILTKDEGGRHTPFFNNYRPQFYVRTTDVTGSITLPEGTEMVMPGDNLKITVELIAPVALEEGTRFAIREGGRTVGSGVVSKILA; this is encoded by the coding sequence ATGGCTAAAGAAAAATTTTCACGTAATAAGCCACACGTAAACATTGGTACCATTGGTCACGTTGACCACGGTAAAACTACATTAACAGCTGCTATTTCTGCTGTTCTTTCAAGAAGAGGTCTTGCTGAGCTTAAAGATTATGATAATATCGATAACGCTCCAGAAGAAAAAGAGCGCGGTATTACGATTGCTACTTCACACATTGAGTATGAAACAGAAAATCGCCACTATGCTCACGTTGACTGCCCAGGCCACGCTGACTATGTTAAAAATATGATTACTGGTGCTGCTCAAATGGACGGTGCTATCCTAGTTGTTTCAGCAGCTGACGGCCCAATGCCACAAACAAGAGAGCACATCCTACTATCTCGCCAAGTTGGCGTTCCATACATAGTTGTATTTATGAACAAAGCTGATATGGTTGATGACGCTGAACTTCTTGATCTAGTAGAAATGGAAATAAGAGAGCTTCTAAGCACTTATGACTTCCCAGGCGATGATACACCTATCATAGCTGGTTCTGCTCTTCAAGCACTAAATGAAGCAAAAGACGGCAAAGACGGCGAGTGGTCAGCAAAAGTTCTTGAGCTTATGGCTGCTGTTGATAGCTATATCCCAACTCCAGCTCGTGCTACTGATAAAGACTTCCTAATGCCTATCGAGGACGTGTTCTCGATCTCTGGTCGTGGTACAGTTGTTACAGGTAGAATTGAGAAGGGTGTTGTTAAAGTTGGCGATACAATCGAAATCGTTGGTATACGCGATACTCAAACAACAACAGTTACTGGTGTTGAGATGTTTAGAAAAGAGATGGATCAAGGCGAGGCTGGCGATAACGTTGGTGTTCTTTTAAGAGGTACTAAGAAAGAAGACGTTGAGCGTGGTATGGTTCTTGCTAAGCCAAAATCAATCACTCCACATACAAAATTTGAAGGAGAGGTTTATATCCTTACTAAAGATGAAGGTGGTCGCCACACTCCATTCTTTAACAATTATAGACCACAATTCTATGTTAGAACAACAGACGTTACAGGTTCTATAACTCTTCCAGAAGGTACTGAGATGGTTATGCCTGGTGATAACCTAAAAATTACAGTTGAGCTTATAGCTCCAGTAGCACTTGAAGAAGGTACACGCTTTGCTATCCGTGAGGGTGGTAGAACAGTTGGTTCTGGCGTTGTATCAAAGATATTAGCTTAA
- the rplJ gene encoding 50S ribosomal protein L10 — MTRNEKSEVIAKLESEFKNAQAIVVCDYRGLSVKKLEALRNAAREQNVKVQVVKNTLAKIALKNVEKEGMDLKDTNIYVWGEDQLSVTKVVAKFEETNQDLFKIKIAHIEGEVASVEKVKALSKMPSRDELIAMLLQVWNAPIQNFTIGLNALKEKKEQSA, encoded by the coding sequence GTGACACGTAACGAAAAATCTGAAGTTATAGCTAAACTAGAAAGCGAATTTAAAAATGCACAAGCTATTGTTGTTTGTGATTATCGTGGTCTTAGTGTTAAAAAACTTGAAGCTTTAAGAAATGCCGCAAGAGAGCAAAACGTTAAAGTTCAGGTTGTTAAAAATACATTAGCTAAAATTGCTCTTAAGAACGTAGAGAAAGAAGGAATGGATCTTAAAGATACAAACATCTATGTTTGGGGCGAAGATCAGCTAAGTGTAACTAAGGTTGTTGCTAAATTTGAAGAGACGAATCAAGATCTATTCAAAATTAAAATAGCACATATTGAAGGTGAAGTTGCAAGTGTTGAAAAAGTTAAAGCTCTATCTAAAATGCCTAGTCGTGATGAGCTTATTGCAATGCTTTTGCAGGTTTGGAATGCGCCAATTCAAAATTTCACAATTGGATTAAATGCGCTTAAAGAGAAAAAAGAACAATCAGCATAA
- the rplL gene encoding 50S ribosomal protein L7/L12, producing MAITKADVLEFISNLSVLELSELVKEFEEKFGVSAAPVMVAGVGGGAAAEAAEEKTEFNIVLLDGGDKKINVIKVVRALTGLGLKEAKDAVEQTPSVLKEGVSKDEAEAAKKELEEAGAKVELK from the coding sequence ATGGCAATTACAAAAGCAGATGTATTAGAGTTTATCTCTAATCTTTCAGTGTTAGAGCTTTCAGAACTTGTAAAAGAGTTTGAAGAGAAATTTGGCGTTAGTGCAGCTCCTGTAATGGTAGCTGGTGTTGGCGGTGGTGCAGCGGCTGAAGCAGCTGAAGAAAAAACTGAATTTAATATCGTTTTACTTGATGGTGGCGATAAGAAAATTAATGTTATTAAAGTTGTTCGTGCTCTTACTGGTCTTGGTCTTAAAGAGGCTAAAGACGCAGTTGAGCAAACTCCTTCTGTTCTTAAAGAGGGCGTTAGCAAAGACGAAGCAGAAGCTGCTAAAAAAGAGCTTGAAGAAGCTGGTGCAAAAGTCGAACTTAAATAA